The sequence below is a genomic window from Halococcus saccharolyticus DSM 5350.
GTGATCGAGGAACACGGTGTCGAGATCGTCGCCGACGAGGCTGGCGTCGCGAGCGAGCCGGTCACGGCGCTCGCCGAGGGCGAATCACCCGAACTCACGCTCGAAGAAGCTGCGGCGATCCTCGCCGTGAGCGAGGACGAACCCGACGCGGAGGCCATCGTGCTCGAAACCCGTGATCACCTCCTGATGGGGATGACGACCGCCGTCCTCGACGTCGAGGCGGTCGAGTCCGGGATCGATGGCGCGCTCGACGCCCGCGAGATCCAGCAGAAGATCGAGGGGCGGCTCCCGATGGATCTCGACGAACTCGCCACCATTCACGGCTACATCGAGGAGCGCAAACCGTGACCCGCGTCGCCATTCTGGGGTGTGGCTACGTCGGTCTCGAACTCGGCCGCCAGCTCGCGCCCGATCACGACGTCGTCGGGGTGCGCCGCTCGGCGGACGGCGTCGAGCGGATCGAGCGCGCCGGATTCGACGCCATCCAAGCCGACGTCACCGATCCCGACGGCCTCGCGCGCGTTCCGGACGCCGACGCCGTGGTGTTCGCGGCGAGTTCGGGTGGACGGGACGCAGACGCCGCGCGCGAGATCTACGTCGACGGCCTCCGGACCGCGATCGAGATCTTCGGCACGCGAGACCACCCGCCAGACCGCCTGGTCTACACTTCCTCGACCGGTGTCTACGGCGACCACGACGGCGCGTGGGTCGACGAGGACACGCCGATCGAGCCGACGACCGAGAAGACCGAGGTGCTCGCCGAGGCCGAGCGGATCGCCCGCGAGGAAGCCAGCGATCACGGCATTGCGGGAACGGTCGCGCGCTTTGCGGGGCTGTACGGCCCCGACCGCTACCGGCTCGACCGCTACCTCGACGGTCCCGTGACGGCGGGCTATCTTAACATGATCCACCGCGACGACGCCGCCGGCGCGATCCGATTCCTCCTCGAAACCGACGCCGCCCGCGACGACACAGTGCTCGTCGTCGACGACGAACCCGTCCCCAAGCACGCGTTCGCCGACTGGCTCGCCGACGAGTGCGACGTTCCGCGCCCCGCAAAGCGCACCAAAGCCGAGCGCCTCGAAGACGGCGACCTCTCTGCGGCTGCACGCCGCCGGATCGAGACCTCGAAACGGTGTGCGAACGACGAGCTCCGCGATCTGGGCTACGAGTTCACGTACCCGACCTACCGCGAGGGGTATCGGGCGGCGATCGACGCGTACCGGAACGGATGACGGCGGCAGTCAGAAACCCGCTTGCGGTGGCGCGCGGGAGCGGAGCGCGGCGCGACCGAAGGGAGGGCCGCGGATGCGAACGGGGAGCGAAGCGACCCGTGAGCGCGTCAGCGGACGCGCGACTCGCGCGAGGGATGAGCGAACGAGCGAAGCGGCTGGGGAGGGTGTGGATTGCGGTCTCTCGTTTGCCTCGTGATCGGTGCTGTCGCTGAGCATCGCAACGATGCTGTTTCGTGGTGGCGTTGTTCGGATACGTCCGACCAACAGCATATCAGCACGAGCTACCAACCGCTCACATGGCAACCAGCGAGGCGACGTGGGCGTACCGCGACCGCCACACCGACGGGTTCGGACGGACGTACTTCCGTCGGTTCGGCGACTGCATCGTCTCCAGCATCGGCTTCGGCACCTACCTCGACGATCCAACCGACGCGGTCGACGAGTCCTATCACGACTCGATCGTGCGGGCGCTCGACTCCGGGATCAACGTCGTCGACACCGCGATCAACTACCGTCACCAGCGCTCCGAGCGGGTCGTCGGACGCGCGCTCGATGCGGCCGACATCGATCGCGACGCGGTGGTGATCACCACCAAGGGCGGGTTCGTCCCGTTCGACGGCGAGCGACCCGACGACCCTGGCGAGTACATCCGCGAGGAGTACGTCGAGCCCGGAATCGTCGACCCTGACGACCTCGTCCGCGGGATGCACTCTCTCGTGCCCGCGTTCGTCGACGATCAGCTCGATCGCTCGCTCTCGAATCTGGGGATCGAAACGATCGACTGCTATTACGTCCACAACCCCGAGTTCCAACTCGACGAGCGCTCGCGTGAATCGGTCTACGACGATCTGGAGGCGACGTTCGTCCGGCTGGAGGAGCGCGCGGCCACTGGCGACCTCCGCCATTACGGCGTCGCGACGTGGGACGCGTTCCGTGTCACACCTGACGATCCGAACCACCTCTCGCTCCCCGAAGTCGTCTCGCGCGCCCGCGCCGCCGCCCGGACCGCGGGCAACGATGCGACTCACTTTCGGGCCGTGCAGCTCCCGTTCAACGTCGTCATGGCCGACGCGTTTACCGTCGCGGCCCACGACGGTCCCGACGGCCCCCAGAGCGCGCTCCGGTTCGCGCGCGAGGCTGGACTCGACGTGTTCGTGAGCGCCCCGCTCGCCCAAGGCCGTCTCGCTGACGAAATCCCGACCGACGTTGCCGAGCGACTCGACGGCGAAACGCCGGCCGCGAAGGCGCTCACGTTCGCGCGCTCGGGGCCTGGCGTGACGTGTGCGCTCGTCGGGATGCGTCGTTCGGAACACGTCGTGGCGAACGTCGATTCGGGTCGAGCGGACGCGATGGGGGCGGACGCATTCGACGCGACCTTCGAGTGAGCGACCCACCCCACATGTGTGAAGTGTACAGAGTCGAGCGTGTTAACACTATGAGTAGTTCTCCATCGATTGATCCAAAAGACGTATATAGTACTACTGGGGAAGTCCGAACCAATGGGACCGCGCGAGCACATCGCGTTTCTGGCCGGCTCAGCGAACCGGGTACGGATCCTCGAAACGCTCCGCGAGCAGCCCCATCGCCAGTGTGGACTCACCGAGGCGTGCAACCTGTCACGCTCGACCGTCCACCGCGCGCTCGACGGACTCGAAAGTCGGGGGTGGGTCGAGCAGACGGACGGCAAGTACCGGCTCACCATCGGCGGCGATCTCGTTCTCAGCCACTACGAAGCGCTCGAATCGGCGATCGACCGGATCGACGAGTGGGGAACGTTCCTGAACCGACTCGGCGACCTCGCCGACACACTCCCGCTCGCAGCGCTTTCGAAGGCTACGCTGGTGACGAGCACCCGGGAGAATCCCCACGCGGCTGCCACCCATTTCACTGAGCAGTTCAGGACGGCCACGACCGAAACGTTTCGTGGCATCGCGTCGGTTGTCAGTCCACGCTTCACAGAGGCCGCACAGCCGCTCATCACGAGTGGTACCGATATGGAGTTGCTCATCGACGAATCGGTGCTCGACGCCTCGTCAACCCACTATTCGAGCGAACTCGAAAAAGGATATTCGCTCGACAATTTCGCGCTGTACTGTTATCCCGCCGAACTCAACTTCGGTCTCGCAATTTTCGACGAACGCGTGCTAATCAATGCACACGACGAGCGTGGCGTCCTCCGCGAGTGTCTCGACAGTACCGACGAGACACTCCGATCGTGGGCACAGGACGTCTACGACGATCACCGGACTGCCGCCCGCCGCGCCAAGCACCTCGCCGAGCCGGAGTGAACATCTATGTCTCGCGGTACGGAACATGTTTCACACCTTGACACACGATGCAGGAGGTAAGTATTCCATACTCGGGGTCATCCGTACGGATGGAACCGCCTCTGGTTCCGTGCGCACGGGATCCGGTCCGTTGCCCTGGCATCATCTCCCGTGCCTTTTCGCCACGACAGTAGATCGCAGCGCTCGCCGTCACAAACCGGCGAGCGCGGGTGCATCCGGAAGATTTGATTGATCGCCTCGCGTAGCGTCGGCCGTGTCACGGAGCCCGCTATCCGGCCCGCCGCGTTCGTCGCGACCTCGCCCGATTCTCTGCCGCTCGCTCTCCGCTGTCAGGTTTCCCAAACCCCAGAGTACCGACGGGTCGCCGACCGTGAGGACGGCCGTACGGGGATCGTAATCGTGGAGTACGTTCAAGAACGGATCGCGACGCTCCACGACTTCGGCGACGCGGTCCCGGACGCACCCACCGACCAGGCGACCGTCGTCGTGCCGATGACCGACCGGGAGTACCGGACGCCGGCGGCCGAACGAGTTCTCTCGACGCTCGCCGATATCGACCCTGCGCGGGTGATCGTCGCCCTCCGAACCGAACCGGCGAACGTCGACGCGTTCGACACGTGGCTCGCGGCGTTCGATCCGGTCGAGACGCTCTGGTGTGGCGGCCGGCGGGTGCAGAAACTGCTGGCCGAGCACGGTCTCGACGGCGCGCAGGGCAAAGGACGGGACGTCTGGCTCGGACTCGGCGTCGCTGCACTCGACACCGAGTACGTCGTGATCCACGACGCCGACGCGACCTCGTACTCGTCGGCGCACGTCCGCAACCTCCTCGCGCCGCTCGACGGTGAGTTCGGGTTCGTGAAAGGGTACTACGCCCGTGTCGAGCGAAATCAGCTGTTCGGACGGCTGTTTCGGCTATTCTACGTTCCCCTAGTGCGCGCACTCGCCGACCGCCACGATGCGGGTATCCTCTCCTATCTCGACGCGTTCCGGTACGCGCTCGCGGGCGAAGTCGCGCTCACGACCGACCTCGCGCGCCAACTTCGGGTGAGTCGCGAGTGGGGTCTCGAAATCGATACGCTCGGGGCTGCGTTCGACGCCGTGGGGTTCGCGGGCACAGCTCAAGTAGACCTCGGTACCCACGTCCACGACCACCGCGACGTCGGCGGGTCGGCGGGGCTGGCGGCGATGAGCCGTGCGGTCGGCGCGGCGGTCTTTCGGACGATCGAGACACACGGGGTCGCGCCAGCGTACGAGACGCTTCCCGCGCGATACGAAACCGCCGCAAAAACGCTCGTCGAGCAGTACGCTGCCGACGCCGCACACAACGGGCTCGACTACGACCGGGCGGCCGAGCGCGACCAGGTCGCCCGGTACGCTGCTGCGATCGAATCTCCCGGTTCGGACACGCGGCTCCCGGCGTGGGAAGACACGTCGCTCGATCCCGAGCGTCTCCGCCGAGCCGCGCAAGCGGACCTCGAATCGGTTGAGTGAGTCGGTAACGCGACTGACGCCGCTGGCGATCGAGATGTCCTCCGTCGTCACCCGGATCGCGATTCGAGCGCCGTGCCGACGCCGATCCCGATGGCGACGCCGACACCCAGCCACAATCCCATCTCGCCCGTCGCCGTCCCGAGGGCTGCACCGAGTCCGACTCCGATAGCGATCCCCACCCCGAGCCGTCCGCCGTCGAGTGCGTCGTCCCCGTCGCTGGTTTCGGTCGTCACGACTCAGATGGGGGAGCCACTACCAAAACGGTACCGCGGGATCGGTTCGAGTCGGCTGACCGCGGGCGACCCAAAGAGCCATTGGCGTCGACCGGCACCGTCGAACGATGGAGTTCAGCCACGACGAGCTCGCTGGCGTGGTCGATCTGTTCGGCGCGCTGACCCGTCCGGAGCTGTCACAGGCGTGTGACGAACTCGCATTCAAGCGTGGCGTCGAGTTCGAGTCGGCGGAGACGATCGACGACGCGATCGCGGCCTACCGTCTCGTCGCGATCGAGTCCGCCGACGCCGACCTCGTGGAGGCGAGCTCGGAGACGGTCGCGGACGAGCCGCTGCTCGCAGCCGGTCCGACGGCGTTTCCGACGCTCCCGGATCGAGCCGAGGACCTGCCACACATCCTCGATATCGAGCCACGCGAGATCGACCGCACAGTGTTGGGGGCCGTCGCCGAGGAACGGTTCCGTGCCGACGCAGCGCGGGCGGTCGCTACCGGCGACCACGCGCGGATCACGCAACTGCTCGACGTGAGCTACGATCTCGAAGCGTGGGCTCCGGTCGCGCTCGACGGCGTCCGTGATCGGCTCGACGATGCGGCGGCAGGGATGGATGCGGCCGACGACCGCGTCGGAAACGCCGTAGCCGAAATCGACGAGCGGACGAATTAAGCCCCGGCGGCGCGTTCGATGGGTATGGATCTCGCGCGGGTGGCTCGGTACGCGGCCACGGCGGTCACCGACGAGCAGCGGGAGGCGGCCGTACTCGCGCCAGTCATCACCCGCGAGGACAACCCGTACCTCCTCTTTACCAAGCGCGCCGACCACCTCGGCGAGCATCCGGGTCAGATGAGCTTTCCCGGGGGCGGCCGCGAACCGAGCGACGAGGACCTCACCGCAACCGCGCTCCGGGAGGCAAACGAGGAGATCGGCCTCGATCCGGAAACCGCCGACGTGATCGGCCGGCTCGACGACATCCGGACGGTGACGGAGTACGCGGTCCGGCCGTTCGTCGCCCGCGTCCCCGACCGCGAGTACGTCCCCGACGAGCGCGAGGTCGCCGAGGTAGCAGTCCTCTCGGTGGCAGAGCTCACCGACCCGGCGAACTACGACTCAGAGCGCCGCGACCACCCTCACTACGGCGAGATCCGACTTCACTTCTTCCGGGTCGACGACTAC
It includes:
- a CDS encoding SDR family oxidoreductase; this translates as MTRVAILGCGYVGLELGRQLAPDHDVVGVRRSADGVERIERAGFDAIQADVTDPDGLARVPDADAVVFAASSGGRDADAAREIYVDGLRTAIEIFGTRDHPPDRLVYTSSTGVYGDHDGAWVDEDTPIEPTTEKTEVLAEAERIAREEASDHGIAGTVARFAGLYGPDRYRLDRYLDGPVTAGYLNMIHRDDAAGAIRFLLETDAARDDTVLVVDDEPVPKHAFADWLADECDVPRPAKRTKAERLEDGDLSAAARRRIETSKRCANDELRDLGYEFTYPTYREGYRAAIDAYRNG
- a CDS encoding aldo/keto reductase, producing MATSEATWAYRDRHTDGFGRTYFRRFGDCIVSSIGFGTYLDDPTDAVDESYHDSIVRALDSGINVVDTAINYRHQRSERVVGRALDAADIDRDAVVITTKGGFVPFDGERPDDPGEYIREEYVEPGIVDPDDLVRGMHSLVPAFVDDQLDRSLSNLGIETIDCYYVHNPEFQLDERSRESVYDDLEATFVRLEERAATGDLRHYGVATWDAFRVTPDDPNHLSLPEVVSRARAAARTAGNDATHFRAVQLPFNVVMADAFTVAAHDGPDGPQSALRFAREAGLDVFVSAPLAQGRLADEIPTDVAERLDGETPAAKALTFARSGPGVTCALVGMRRSEHVVANVDSGRADAMGADAFDATFE
- a CDS encoding helix-turn-helix transcriptional regulator — translated: MGPREHIAFLAGSANRVRILETLREQPHRQCGLTEACNLSRSTVHRALDGLESRGWVEQTDGKYRLTIGGDLVLSHYEALESAIDRIDEWGTFLNRLGDLADTLPLAALSKATLVTSTRENPHAAATHFTEQFRTATTETFRGIASVVSPRFTEAAQPLITSGTDMELLIDESVLDASSTHYSSELEKGYSLDNFALYCYPAELNFGLAIFDERVLINAHDERGVLRECLDSTDETLRSWAQDVYDDHRTAARRAKHLAEPE
- a CDS encoding glycosyl transferase family 2, translated to MEYVQERIATLHDFGDAVPDAPTDQATVVVPMTDREYRTPAAERVLSTLADIDPARVIVALRTEPANVDAFDTWLAAFDPVETLWCGGRRVQKLLAEHGLDGAQGKGRDVWLGLGVAALDTEYVVIHDADATSYSSAHVRNLLAPLDGEFGFVKGYYARVERNQLFGRLFRLFYVPLVRALADRHDAGILSYLDAFRYALAGEVALTTDLARQLRVSREWGLEIDTLGAAFDAVGFAGTAQVDLGTHVHDHRDVGGSAGLAAMSRAVGAAVFRTIETHGVAPAYETLPARYETAAKTLVEQYAADAAHNGLDYDRAAERDQVARYAAAIESPGSDTRLPAWEDTSLDPERLRRAAQADLESVE
- a CDS encoding DUF7109 family protein; this translates as MEFSHDELAGVVDLFGALTRPELSQACDELAFKRGVEFESAETIDDAIAAYRLVAIESADADLVEASSETVADEPLLAAGPTAFPTLPDRAEDLPHILDIEPREIDRTVLGAVAEERFRADAARAVATGDHARITQLLDVSYDLEAWAPVALDGVRDRLDDAAAGMDAADDRVGNAVAEIDERTN
- a CDS encoding NUDIX hydrolase — encoded protein: MDLARVARYAATAVTDEQREAAVLAPVITREDNPYLLFTKRADHLGEHPGQMSFPGGGREPSDEDLTATALREANEEIGLDPETADVIGRLDDIRTVTEYAVRPFVARVPDREYVPDEREVAEVAVLSVAELTDPANYDSERRDHPHYGEIRLHFFRVDDYVVWGATGRILAQLLELTTDWRVPDEPDRVVDPDADFPV